TGTCCATCTGCTACGACCTGCGGTTTCCGGAGCTCTACCGCGCCTACGCCGCCGCCGGCTGCGACCTGCTGCTGGTGCCCTCGGCCTTCACGCACGTGACCGGCCAGGCCCATTGGGAATTGCTGCTGCGCGCCCGTGCGGTCGAGAACCTGGCCTTCGTCGCGGCAGCCGCGCAGGGCGGCGAGCATGTCAACGGCCGGCGTACCTGGGGCCACTCGATGCTGGTCGGCCCCTGGGGTGGCGTGCTGGCGCAGCGTGCGCAGGACGGCGCCGGTGTGGTGCTGGCCGCACTCGACATCGCCGAGCTGTCGGCTGCCCGCGCGCGGCTGCCGGCCCTGGCGCACCGTCGGCTGTGAACGTCCTGGCCACCGCCTTGCCTGACCGGCCATGAAGCTCAGCTCCTTCACGCTGCCCCGGGTGCAGCCCGGCGTGTTCTTTCCAGCGGCGCGGCCCTTCGCCTGGCGGCGCTGGTCGCTCTGGCCACTGCTGATCGGCCTGGTCACGGTGATGCTGGTCACGCTGGTCTGGCTGGCCGGGCGCTACGAGGCCAGCCAGGTGCAGAGCCGCATCGAGCGCGACGTGGGCGATGCCATCGCCGACATCCGCAGCGGCCTGGCGCGCGACCTGCAGAGCCTGCAGGCGCTGCAGTCGGCGTCGTGGACACCGGGCATCGCCTCGCCGCCGCAGGCCTGGAACGACGCCGCCCGCCAGCTGCTGCGCGAGCGGCGCGAACTGGTGCGCATCGAATCGCGCGACCGCTCGCTGCGCCTGCTCGCCAGCATCGACTCGCCCTATCGCGCGCCACCGATGCCCGGCGACCACGAACGCCTGAGCAATGCCGAAGAGTCGCTGACCTGCGCCACCGCCCGCCGCACCGGCACGCCCATGTATTCGCCGAGCTACTTCATGCGGCGCCAGGACGGGCTGGGCTTCGAGGTGGTCGAACTCTGCGTGCCGGTTCAGCGCGGGCTGCAGCCCACCGGCTACCTGGTGGCGACCTTCGCGCTGCAGGAAGTGCTCTCGGAGCTGATCGGCCCGCAGATCACCCGGCACCAGGACGTGTCTTTCACCGAGCCCGACGGCACCCGGCTGGCCGCGCGCCACGGCTCATCCAAGCGCGGCACCCGGTTGTTCTCGGCGCACCAGCTGCTCGACCTGCCCGGCACCGCGTTGGTGTTGCGCATGGACAGCTGGCACGGCGCGCCCAGCGTGTTTCCCAACGTACTCACCGCGCTGGTCACCTTCATGTCGATCGCGCTGGTGTCGGTGCTGGTGCTGCTGTCCAAGGACAACCGGCGCCGGCTGCAGGCCGAGCACGATCTGGCCGAGGCGCTGGCGTTTCGCAAGGCGATGGAGGATTCGCTGGTCACCGGCCTGCGCGCCCGCGACCTGCAGGGCCGCATCACCTACGTGAATCCGGCCTTCTGCAAGATGGTCGGCTTCGACGCCGACGAGCTGCTGGGCCACGACGGCGATCTGCCCTACTGGCCGCCCGAGCGGGCCGACGAGAACCGCCGCCGCCAGGCCCACCGGCTGGCCGGCGACGCACCGCCGCCGCCGCAGGAGGGCGTGGAATCGACCTTCATGCGGCGCGACGGCACGCGCTTCCCGGTGCTGATCATCGAGGCACCGCTGATCAACGCGCAGGGTCTGCACACCGGCTGGATGGGCGCGTTTCTCGACCTCAGCGAGCAGCGTCGCAGCGAGGAGCTGTCGCGCGCCAGCGCCGAGCGGCTGCAGGCCACCGCGCGGCTGGCGACGGTCGGCGAAATGGCATCGCTGCTCAGCCACGAACTCAACCAGCCGCTGGCGGCCATCTCCAGCTACGCCACCGGCTCGCTCAACCTGCTGGCGCACGACGGCAGCCGCGGCCCGGCGCCCGATGCCGGCACGCTGCGCGACATCTCCATGGCGATGCACCGCATCGGCGAGCAGGCCGAACGCGCCGGGCGGGTGATCCGCAGCGTCAACGACTTCGTGCGCCGCCGTGACCAGTCGCGCGAGGCCATCGCGGCGCGGGCGCTGATCGACGCGGTCATGCCGCTGATCGGCCTGCAGGCGCGCAAGCTGAGCGTGGAGGTGCGCATCCGCGTGGATGCCGGCCTGCCGCCCACGCAGTGCGACCGCACCATGGTCGAGCAGGTGCTGCTCAACCTCGCGCGCAACGGCATGCAGGCCATGGCGCAGGTGGCGATACCGCAGCGCATTCTGGAGATCGGCGCCCGGCTGGCGTCGGCCGACGCGCGCGGACAATGGATCGAGTTCCGCGTCTGCGACCGGGGGCCGGGCATCGCGCCGGAAGTCGCGGCCCAGCTCTTCACGCCCTTCTTCACCACCAAAACCGAAGGCATGGGCCTGGGCCTGAGCCTGTGCCGCACGGTCATCGAGCAGCACGGCGGCCAGCTCGGTCACGGGCCGCAGCCGGGCGCCGGCACCATCTTCTTCTTCACCCTGCCGACGGGCAAAAAAGGATAGCGAATCGTGGTTTCCGCATTGGATGCGACTGTTTTCATCGTCGACGATGACGCCGGGGTGCGCGATGCGCTGGCCTGGCTGCTGCGCTCGCGCCGCCTCCTGAGCGACACCTTCGATAGCGCCGAAGCCTTCGACCAGATGCTGGCGCAATCCGGCGGCAACGGCGGCGCGGCCATCTCGGCGCTCTCGCATCCGTGCTGCCTGCTGCTCGACGTGCGCATGCCCGGCATGAGCGGGCTGGCGCTGTTCGACACCCTGGTGGCGCGCGGCCTGCACACGGTCATGCCGGTGATCTTTCTGACCGGCCACGGCGACGTGCCCACCGCCGTCGACGCGGTACGGCGCGGTGCCTACGACTTCTGCGAAAAGCCGTTTTCCGACAACGCGCTGGTCGACCGTATCGAGCGGGCTCTGCAGCATTCGGCCGAGGTGCTGGCCCGCCGCGCCGAGGCGCAGGCGGTGCACAAACAGCTCACCGAGCTCACCGACCGCGAACGCGACGTGATGCGCCTGGTGGTCGAGGGACTGCCCAACAAGCTCATCGCCGACCAGCTCGACATCAGCGTGCGCACGGTGGAAGTGCACCGCGCCCGGGTGTTCGACAAGATGGACGTGCGCTCGGCCGTGGAGCTGGCCAACCTGCTGCGCAGCGCCGAAGCCTGAGCGCTCGGCTCAGGAGGTGCTGCGCGCGGCGTCGAGGTGGGCCTTGGCGCGCTGGGCCAGGGCGATGTCGCCGGGGGTCTCGGGGTTGAAGGCCGGCGCGGGGATCGGCCGGCCATGGGAGTCGACCGACACGAACACGATCAGGCATTCGGTGGTCTTTTCCATCTGGCCGCTCTTCATGTCGCCGCTGCGCACTTCCACCGAGATGTTCATGCTGGTGCGGCCGGTGAAGGCCATGCGCGCTTCCACCTCGACCAGGTCGCCGATCATGATCGG
The nucleotide sequence above comes from Xylophilus sp. GOD-11R. Encoded proteins:
- a CDS encoding two-component system sensor histidine kinase NtrB, encoding MKLSSFTLPRVQPGVFFPAARPFAWRRWSLWPLLIGLVTVMLVTLVWLAGRYEASQVQSRIERDVGDAIADIRSGLARDLQSLQALQSASWTPGIASPPQAWNDAARQLLRERRELVRIESRDRSLRLLASIDSPYRAPPMPGDHERLSNAEESLTCATARRTGTPMYSPSYFMRRQDGLGFEVVELCVPVQRGLQPTGYLVATFALQEVLSELIGPQITRHQDVSFTEPDGTRLAARHGSSKRGTRLFSAHQLLDLPGTALVLRMDSWHGAPSVFPNVLTALVTFMSIALVSVLVLLSKDNRRRLQAEHDLAEALAFRKAMEDSLVTGLRARDLQGRITYVNPAFCKMVGFDADELLGHDGDLPYWPPERADENRRRQAHRLAGDAPPPPQEGVESTFMRRDGTRFPVLIIEAPLINAQGLHTGWMGAFLDLSEQRRSEELSRASAERLQATARLATVGEMASLLSHELNQPLAAISSYATGSLNLLAHDGSRGPAPDAGTLRDISMAMHRIGEQAERAGRVIRSVNDFVRRRDQSREAIAARALIDAVMPLIGLQARKLSVEVRIRVDAGLPPTQCDRTMVEQVLLNLARNGMQAMAQVAIPQRILEIGARLASADARGQWIEFRVCDRGPGIAPEVAAQLFTPFFTTKTEGMGLGLSLCRTVIEQHGGQLGHGPQPGAGTIFFFTLPTGKKG
- a CDS encoding response regulator transcription factor — translated: MVSALDATVFIVDDDAGVRDALAWLLRSRRLLSDTFDSAEAFDQMLAQSGGNGGAAISALSHPCCLLLDVRMPGMSGLALFDTLVARGLHTVMPVIFLTGHGDVPTAVDAVRRGAYDFCEKPFSDNALVDRIERALQHSAEVLARRAEAQAVHKQLTELTDRERDVMRLVVEGLPNKLIADQLDISVRTVEVHRARVFDKMDVRSAVELANLLRSAEA
- a CDS encoding acyl-CoA thioesterase — translated: MSSITLRFLAEPSTVNFGGKVHGGTVMKWIDEAGYACATSWAKRYCVTVFLGSIRFHRPIMIGDLVEVEARMAFTGRTSMNISVEVRSGDMKSGQMEKTTECLIVFVSVDSHGRPIPAPAFNPETPGDIALAQRAKAHLDAARSTS